A single region of the Mercenaria mercenaria strain notata chromosome 6, MADL_Memer_1, whole genome shotgun sequence genome encodes:
- the LOC123548973 gene encoding uncharacterized protein LOC123548973 isoform X3, with translation MLSTWQASTLFSRTVSKQSVIAGISEWVLTCRCSIQISNRHCHMRNEGKVSGWEWPLRSKNYGPGKYLLLGREKKLEKGNWSHCFQQNSKYVVQKDLQWKTEGEGWASESHLSVKSLVRSSENSVGNGVAAEVKYKSYSKMRSFLRLSHLSHSHLRHGIFADHNARHIHTLLNLKNGKGYKNPGHIILKSQNVVDRKVAKRFKTSHPFFKKLAVFFFKEKDLEAKVKKLKKLDEERLKKEAEVNSSLLESDAEKLQEKENAKRKSTATLSNLIYGCLSSKHLLDLIVPWIENKAVSIDDTVKCIEHLNSLLYGEIMEQYPDLPYGSVALMYYNLTLLRVEGKVFRTIHSHFTFQTLITYLEQNAESLSKNKFGSCFSCLTHLGVSHLDPVMTKFYMRIMNGDEEGYSMIDIVNLYNAVKSHNHSDLVIAAYVLPKLRQCLRVMDGNTVDVDTFQALVYLAEKLQYGLKGADEVSLYSCIYKASLETDCLDDLNCACELAFHLRIFNHKELPNHKKYVIQTLSDLCLQKLEERTGELSPLKIMKLKPSLFRSSYRTRMNMRSRVEYFLKKRINELTLPELIWLLAVPGHAAVSKLEPEVISAIRSKFRRLDLPNLFLTFLFLEYSHLQDPVISELIAGKTLEHLREIFQNEKVFHIAIRFYSRSWSTFGKYLNKEFELAFQNAMLETYLNSYYGLMGSFASYVLMILPRFHSLQLPVLHMLNEISKQDVAFQYLPSANLFFLILHSASSKSFQNSQKDDNFLYNENRSLYDTVSFRIYYMSLAELYRRRNMLDLFLLIKNFSMVNHKMDFLIKSVALEKISKSPLQSMSDFRLVCRSKFIMHLLEINEGQKKMFLNNVVTFALEHKEFFMFKDWRETVNFLDGCKYSVGDDDKDLQDLLQTVINHEFTVDDNFCKFVNQCSSLGLDVSRALKAIFSVEYLTTADQLIADKVLKEDYMKKALCLLNQRVCISYPALNVPWFQERDDVLRTYSNQNHNRNT, from the exons ATGCTATCAACATGGCAAGCATCAACCTTGTTTTCAAGAACTGTATCCAAACAGAGTGTCATTGCAGGGATTTCAGAATGGGTATTAACATGCAGGTGTTCAATCCAGATTTCAAACAGGCACTGTCATATGCGTAATGAAGGAAAGGTATCGGGATGGGAGTGGCCTTTACGCAGTAAAAATTATGGTCCTGGAAAGTATTTGCTGTTGGGTAGAGAAAAAAAATTAGAGAAGGGAAACTGGTCACACTGTTTTCAGCAGAATAGCAAGTATGTAGTGCAAAAGGACTTGCAGTGGAAAACTGAAGGTGAAGGTTGGGCGTCAGAATCACATCTTTCAGTTAAAAGTTTAGTTCGCAGTTCTGAAAATAGTGTCGGTAATGGAGTTGCAGCAGAGGTGAAGTACAAAAGCTATAGCAAAATGAGATCGTTTCTCAGACTTAGTCATCTAAGCCATAGTCATTTACGCCATGGAATATTTGCAGATCATAACGCCAGGCACATTCACACATTGCTTAACTTAAAGAATGGTAAAGGTTACAAAAATCCTGGtcatataattttgaaaagtCAGAATGTTGTAGATAGGAAAGTGGCAAAACGGTTTAAGACTTCACATCCATTCTTTAAAAAGttagctgtatttttttttaaagaaaaagatcTTGAAGCAAAGGTGAAAAAGCTGAAAAAATTGGATgaagaaagattaaaaaaagaaGCTGAAGTTAACAGTTCTCTACTAGAAAGTGATGCAGAAAAGTTGCAGgaaaaagaaaatgcaaaaagaaaatcGACAGCAACGTTAAGTAATCTTATTTATGGCTGCTTATCATCTAAGCATCTCCTGGATTTAATTGTACCTTGGATTGAGAATAAGGCAGTCTCTATAGATGATACTGTAAAGTGCATTGAGCACCTGAACTCTTTACTTTATGGTGAAATCATGGAACAGTATCCAGATTTGCCTTATGGAAGTGTTGCTTTGATGTACTATAATTTAACGTTGCTGCGTGTTGAGGGAAAAGTTTTTCGTACGATACACAGTCACTTTACATTTCAGACATTAATTACATATCTCGAACAAAATGCAGAGTCTCTGTCCAAAAATAAATTTGGGTCTTGTTTTTCATGTTTAACGCATCTGGGTGTTTCACATTTAGATCCTGTTATGACAAAATTTTACATGCGGATAATGAATGGTGATGAAGAAGGTTATTCTATGATAGATATAGTCAATTTATATAATGCTGTAAAAAGCCACAATCATTCAGATTTGGTTATAGCAGCTTATGTATTACCAAAGTTAAGACAGTGTTTGAGGGTGATGGACGGCAACACTGTAGATGTAGACACTTTCCAGGCTTTAGTGTATTTAGCGGAAAAGCTACAATATGGTTTGAAGGGAGCAGATGAAGTGTCCCTTTACAGTTGTATCTACAAGGCAAGCTTAGAGACTGACTGTCTGGATGACTTGAACTGTGCTTGTGAACTTGCATTCCATTTGAGGATTTTTAATCACAAAGAACTCCCAAACCACAAAAAATATGTCATTCAGACATTGTCTGATTTGTGCCTCCAGAAACTTGAGGAAAGAACAGGGGAACTTTCTCCACTAAAAATAATGAAGTTAAAACCTTCACTTTTTAGAAGCAGTTACAGAACAAGAATGAATATGAGGTCTCGGGTTGaatattttctaaagaaaagAATAAATGAACTGACCTTACCTGAATTGATCTGGCTTCTGGCAGTGCCAGGTCATGCAGCAGTGTCAAAACTAGAACCTGAAGTTATATCAGCAATACGTAGTAAGTTCAGAAGGTTAGACTTACCAAATTTGTTtctaactttcttatttctagaGTATTCCCATCTCCAGGATCCAGTCATTAGCGAATTAATTGCTGGGAAAACCCTCGAACACTTAAGAGAAATTTTCCAGaatgaaaaagtatttcatatagcTATACGTTTTTATAGCAGAAGCTGGAGTACTTTTGGGAAATATCTGAACAAAGAGTTTGAGCTGGCTTTTCAAAATGCCATGCTGGAAACATACTTGAACAGCTATTATGGCTTGATGGGAAGTTTTGCATCGTACGTTTTGATGATACTACCCAGGTTTCACTCACTACAGCTACCTGTTCTTCATATGTTGAACGAAATATCGAAACAAGACGTTGCCTTCCAgtatcttccttcagcaaatttGTTTTTTCTGATTTTACATTCTGCTTCTTCGAAAAGCTTTCAGAATTCACAGAAAGATGACAACTTCCTGTATAATGAAAATCGGTCATTGTACGACACCGTTTCGTTTCGAATTTACTATATGTCTTTAGCAGAATTGTACAGAAGAAGGAATATGTTAGATctgtttttattaataaaaaactTTTCAATGGTCAACCATAAGATGGACTTTCTGATCAAATCTGTAGCATTGGAAAAAATTTCTAAATCACCTCTACAGAGTATGAGTGACTTCAGACTGGTTTGCAGAAGTAAATTTATTATGCACCTACTTGAAATAAACGAGGgacaaaagaaaatgtttctgaATAATGTTGTAACATTTGCACTTGAACAtaaagaattttttatgtttaaagattGGAGAGAGACTGTGAATTTTCTAGATGGTTGTAAAtacagtgtgggtgatgatgataaGGATTTACAGGACTTATTGCAGACAGTTATTAATCATGAGTTTACAGTAGATGACAACTTCTGTAAATTTGTCAACCAATGCAGTTCCTTAGGTCTTGATGTGAGTAGAGCGCTAAAGGCCATTTTCAGTGTGGAGTATCTAACAACAGCGGATCAGCTCATTGCAG ACAAGGTTCTGAAAGAGGATTATATGAAGAAAGCTTTATGTCTGTTAAATCAGAGAGTGTGTATAAGCTATCCAGCTTTGAATGTACCTTGGTTTCAAGAAAGAGATGATGTATTGAGGACTTATTCTAATCAAA